In Pirellulales bacterium, the genomic stretch CCGGTCCGCTGCCCGAGATCCATCTCACGAACAGCCAGGCCAGCAGCACGCCCGCCGCCGACGGCGAGCGTGTCTATTTCTATTTCACCACGCTCGGTCTGCTGGCGGTCGATGCCGCGACCGGCGCCGACGTGTGGCACCAGGAGTTGCCCGTTCCCTTTTTTGTCTTCAAGTGGGGCCCCGGCATGTCGCCGGTCCTCTATCAGGACCTCGTCCTCTTCTGCCAGGACGACGATCTTTTTCCGGCGATGTACGCCTTCGATCGTGCGACCGGCTCGCTGCGCTGGAAAGACGAGCGACTCGACATGGCGGTCAATTATTCTCACCCGATCGTCTGCTCGGTCGATGGGCGCGACGATATCGTCGTCGGCGGGACGGGCCTCTTGGTTGGCTACGATCCGACGACCGGCCAGCGCCGCTGGCACGCCAAGGTGATGCTCCGCAACATCAAGACGACCCCCGTCGCGCGGGATGGCATTGTCTACATCTCCGTGCAGAGTGGGGGCATCGCCAACCAGTGGCTTCGCTCGGTCGATCAAGCGGAGACCGGCAACAACGACGGCCGGCTCGACAAGGCGGAGATGCAGGCCTTCGTCGGCGAGCAGGTGATTCCGCCCGCTTTCTTTGAAAAGACTTTCGACCGCGGCGACCTGGACAAGAACGGTTTTCTCGAAGGCCAGGAACTCGACCTGGCGTTCCTCAGTCCCGACAACTTTGCTGGGGCCAGCTTTACACAGTTGGGTGACGCCGCGGCGGACGAATACGTGCTGGCGGTGCGTGGCGGCGGCGAGGGAGACGTCACCGATTCGCACCTCCTGTGGAAGCACAAGACGAAATACACGGACCATATTGTCTCGCCCCTGGTGGACGATGGCCGGATGTTTCTGGTGAAGGAGGGGGGTATCACTACGGTCTACGACATGGAGGAAGGAAAGTCGCTCCGCGGCGCGAAGCGCGTGGGCAACGGCGGCAACTATTTCGCTTCGCCAGTCGTAGGCGACGGCAAGGTTTATCTGGTGAACGAAAACGGCGACTCGATCGTGCTCAAGAACGACGAGTCGTACGAAGTGCTGAGCGAAACGAACCTCGGCGACGCGATCATCGCGACGCCGGCCATCGCGGAGGGGAAGATTTTTGTTCGCACGCGGTCGAAGTTGATGTGCTTTGGGGCACGCGCAGATTAGATCGCAACCGTTTTGCGTTGGTGCGCGGACCACTGCGCACCAACGCGGACCAGTGGGTCGCCACGGGTGCCGCGGATTTGATGGCAAGCTGCGAGGCGGTGGGGACTTGCGAGTTGCGGTCATGGCTTTTTCGCGGCTTGAAGCGTGGCCTCTATTGACGCGCACCAGTGACGCGCACCAGACGCCCCGGATCGCGTACCATCGCGGACCAAGCGATTGTGTCACGCGTCGGGAGACAGGGTTGGCGCGGATCGGCCTCTACTTTACACGGGGAGGGTGCTTCGCCGCTGCGTAGGTTTTCGGCCACCCCGGTGTCTGTGGCTTTTCGCGCGTGGCTGCACACCGATGGAAAGAGTGGAACACTTCAAGTCGCTGTCGCACAGCGGCCGGTTGGTTTACCACCACGGCACGACGACACGA encodes the following:
- a CDS encoding PQQ-binding-like beta-propeller repeat protein, giving the protein MASAVFVFACRGEIRADDWPQFRGPNCSGISAGTQPLPAELSLDENLLWSADVGDGVGGAIVAGGRVYASGMTGAETVSLLAFDAATGKKLWQRDWPTGPLPEIHLTNSQASSTPAADGERVYFYFTTLGLLAVDAATGADVWHQELPVPFFVFKWGPGMSPVLYQDLVLFCQDDDLFPAMYAFDRATGSLRWKDERLDMAVNYSHPIVCSVDGRDDIVVGGTGLLVGYDPTTGQRRWHAKVMLRNIKTTPVARDGIVYISVQSGGIANQWLRSVDQAETGNNDGRLDKAEMQAFVGEQVIPPAFFEKTFDRGDLDKNGFLEGQELDLAFLSPDNFAGASFTQLGDAAADEYVLAVRGGGEGDVTDSHLLWKHKTKYTDHIVSPLVDDGRMFLVKEGGITTVYDMEEGKSLRGAKRVGNGGNYFASPVVGDGKVYLVNENGDSIVLKNDESYEVLSETNLGDAIIATPAIAEGKIFVRTRSKLMCFGARAD